From the Bacteroidales bacterium genome, the window GGTCAAATTTTTCAGCGCAGGCCGCAGCTTCGGCTACACGGCCGATAGTGCTGTCGGCAATCACACATTCTACCGGTGATCCGTCGCCGTGACGTAATTCCGAACCGATAAGTTTTGCCACACTCCTGGCCAGATTCATGGTCTGGTCTTCAAGCGACTCGCGTACTCCACGTTGCCGTCCGTCAATCGTCGGACGAATTCCAATCTTCGGAACAATTCCTTTTAGCCTTTTTGTACTCATAACTTCTGATTTTATTAGGTGATTAAGATTATGTTTTTTAATAAGTTTGAACGTCTGAATGTTTATAAAGTTTGAAAGTCAAAAAGTAAGAATGTTCATAAAGTAAGAAAGTATAGATATGGGAAACTTTTTTCAGCATACTTTTCATTTTCTTTTCGTACTTATTTGATTTATTCATCATTCATTTTCCATTTTTAATTCTCCATTATTCACTACGTTCATGAGACCGCTGTCGCTACGTTCTCCATTATTTTTATAGTGTTCCCCGGACAATCAATTGAGTAGGGACGATTTCCTGAATTTTTTGTTTGGACTTGATAAAATCAGCAGTCCGTTTCCCCATCTGTGCAAAATCGGTAGATATCACGGTAATGCCTTTATCAATGATTTCATATACGGGAGTATCGTTGTATCCGATCAATCCTACATCCCTGCTCA encodes:
- the fucI gene encoding L-fucose isomerase (catalyzes the conversion of the aldose L-fucose into the corresponding ketose L-fuculose), with product MSTKRLKGIVPKIGIRPTIDGRQRGVRESLEDQTMNLARSVAKLIGSELRHGDGSPVECVIADSTIGRVAEAAACAEKFD